One window of the Carassius auratus strain Wakin chromosome 20, ASM336829v1, whole genome shotgun sequence genome contains the following:
- the LOC113120558 gene encoding proteasome assembly chaperone 4-like — protein sequence MEPIVVHDFSEKIMEQLVHFHVMKFSGGFFLWIGSNSPLLSNLALALDTKYDSMPLSALLLGDTSDTTPSSLAQRLTKKTKKQVFVSYSLPTTDSNLALLVENRIKKEMEIHPDKF from the exons ATGGAGCCCATCGTGGTCCATGATTTCTCGGAGAAGATCATGGAGCAGCTCGTTCATTTCCATGTGATGAAGTTTAGCGGCGGGTTTTTCCTCTGGATCGGATCTAACAGTCCGCTTCTGTCTAATCTTGCCCTCGCCCTCGACACTAAATAT GATTCAATGCCTCTGTCCGCTCTTCTTCTGGGTGACACGTCAGACACGACTCCAAGCTCTCTTGCACAGAGACTCA caaagaagACGAAGAAGCAGGTATTTGTAAGTTACAGTTTACCCACGACGGACTCAAATCTAGCGCTGCTGGTGGAGAACAGAATCAAAAAGGAGATGGAGATTCATCCTGACAAGTTTTAA